DNA sequence from the Methylomonas albis genome:
TACCGTCGAGATCGACCGCGCCCAACTCGATAACGCCAAATTGCAGTTGAGTTACGCGCGCATCACCGCACCGGTAGTGGGCCGGATCGGCTTGCGTCTGGTCGATCAGGGCAATATGGTTCGCGCCAGCGACGTCAATGGCCTGGCGGTCATCACCCAAATTCAGCCAATCACCGTGGTATTCACCTTGCCGGAAGATCAAGTTCCGGCGGTCATGCGCCGTTGGCGCTCGGCCGAGGCCATCGGCATAGACGCTTACGATCGGGCCGGCCAGCTAAAACTGGCCAGCGGCAAACTGCTGGCGGTGGACAATCAGATCGATGCCAGCACCGGCACCCTGAAATTAAAAGCTCAATTCGAAAACGAAGATCGCACCCTGTTTGCCAACCAGTTCGTCAACATCAAAATGCGCCTGGACACCCTGCGCGCCGTGACCTTAGCACCGACTGCCGCGATCCAGCAGGGCAGCAAGGGCGCCTTCGTCTATTGGGTCAAAGACGACAATACCGTCAGCGTGCGGCCGGTAAAAACCGGAGCAACAGATGGCGAAACCGTGGCGATTCTGGAAGGCTTGACGCCAAACCAAAAACTGGTAATCGACGGCGCCGACAAACTGCGCGAAGGCCGCGAAGTTAAGGTAATAGACAAAGCCAAGCCAGCCGCTCCAAACGCCGGCACACCGAGCCACTAAGCA
Encoded proteins:
- a CDS encoding MdtA/MuxA family multidrug efflux RND transporter periplasmic adaptor subunit encodes the protein MNQDQDYAALKPTSRWRWAAVLTVIAATGGYYFLHADPHKQENPDARHSEIENAPISVAVALTRQGDLPIYLNGLGSVTPLHTVMVRSRVDGELIRVAFSEGQAVRQGELLAEIDPRPYQVAVQQAEGQLLRDEALLKNAEIDQARYQTLLEQDSIAAQQTATQAALVKQYRGTVEIDRAQLDNAKLQLSYARITAPVVGRIGLRLVDQGNMVRASDVNGLAVITQIQPITVVFTLPEDQVPAVMRRWRSAEAIGIDAYDRAGQLKLASGKLLAVDNQIDASTGTLKLKAQFENEDRTLFANQFVNIKMRLDTLRAVTLAPTAAIQQGSKGAFVYWVKDDNTVSVRPVKTGATDGETVAILEGLTPNQKLVIDGADKLREGREVKVIDKAKPAAPNAGTPSH